One region of Amphiprion ocellaris isolate individual 3 ecotype Okinawa chromosome 9, ASM2253959v1, whole genome shotgun sequence genomic DNA includes:
- the LOC111563389 gene encoding forkhead box protein O3-like isoform X2 — protein MEEHSVLGWGEPFLGEEEGADPEWKRLSVVLFCCLICFETCLTRGDWLIWKAWLCLNSIRHNLSLHTRFIRVQNEGTGKSSWWMLNPDGGKMGKAPRRRAVSMDNSTKYLKSKGRIRGKRVGRPGIGAGSAVVGLQSSPDHGSPPRKGLPQVGGATGTDGEFDAWTDLHSRASSSASTLSGRLSPILAEEEPEEPEEGGLSCSTSPHLYPSPTSARSPSMGAGNHCPPLEQLPQLASLTGAISLDEQMIEDGYHHHRPQQQQHQQHPSVGRHKHQTPVYHYSSGVKGQSSYGAGVYGTTGIGMLRHHSPMQTIQENKPASFSGTMRAYSSTNALQSLLTGGPAGQQYCSKDMILGQERESHSMMGQATNGVGSSHHSHHPGHHNGHSHNGSHSHSSAHSHNRTHSHTSSHNHSNVTNHNHNSPHSLAHNGHSLNQSHSHTPPRAAALAPRGSSNQLQTYNHKAPYLYSPPSHAHLPASTTLPPNPAGMLGMPQDSCHVATAPHPRHNHYPDLQHLGMTNGSYHHGQGMGNGSSGSNFHGYHQPHTHERLPADLDIDMFHGSLDCDVESILLHDIMDSGEEMDFNFDCSLAQGVGIGMGMGMGVTMGMGMGMSGLACPQQAHSNQSWVPG, from the coding sequence aaCTCTATTCGACACAACTTATCTCTTCACACACGCTTTATCCGGGTGCAGAATGAGGGGACTGGAAAGAGTTCGTGGTGGATGCTGAACCCTGATGGAGGGAAGATGGGCAAGGCCCCCCGACGACGAGCAGTCTCCATGGACAACAGCACCAAATACCTAAAAAGCAAAGGCCGCATTAGAGGCAAGAGGGTTGGTCGTCCTGGGATTGGAGCGGGGTCTGCTGTGGTGGGGCTTCAGAGTTCCCCAGACCATGGCAGTCCACCACGCAAAGGCCTCCCACAAGTGGGAGGTGCAACTGGAACAGATGGAGAATTTGATGCTTGGACAGACCTCCATTCCAGGGCTAGTTCGTCAGCCTCCACCCTGAGTGGGCGTCTGTCACCCATCCTTGCTGAGgaagaaccagaggaaccagaGGAGGGTGGTCTGTCCTGCTCCACCTCCCCTCACCTGTACCCCTCACCAACTAGTGCCCGCTCTCCATCCATGGGGGCTGGGAATCACTGTCCTCCCCTTGAGCAGCTGCCTCAGCTGGCGAGCCTGACAGGTGCCATCAGTCTAGATGAGCAGATGATTGAGGATGGTTACCATCATCATcgtccacagcagcagcaacaccagCAGCATCCTTCTGTTGGCAGACATAAGCACCAAACCCCTGTCTATCACTACAGCTCTGGAGTGAAAGGGCAGAGCTCCTATGGTGCAGGCGTCTATGGGACGACAGGCATTGGGATGCTGCGCCATCATTCACCCATGCAGACCATTCAGGAGAACAAGCCAGCCAGTTTCTCTGGAACCATGCGGGCATACTCCAGCACCAATGCTCTGCAGAGTCTTCTAACAGGGGGTCCAGCTGGGCAGCAATACTGTTCTAAGGACATGATACTAGGACAGGAAAGGGAAAGCCATTCTATGATGGGCCAAGCTACTAATGGTGTAGGATCCAGTCATCACAGCCACCACCCTGGGCACCACAATGGCCACAGTCACAATGGATCTCATAGTCACAGCTCAGCTCATAGCCATAACAGAACTCACAGCCATACTTCTAGTCATAACCACAGCAATGTaaccaaccacaaccacaactcACCTCACAGCCTCGCTCACAATGGTCACAGCCTCAACCAGAGCCATAGCCATACACCACCCAGGGCTGCAGCCCTGGCTCCACGTGGCAGCAGCAATCAGTTGCAGACCTACAACCACAAAGCTCCCTATTTGTACAGTCCTCCATCACATGCCCACCTTCCCGCTTCTACCACTCTCCCCCCAAACCCTGCAGGCATGCTTGGCATGCCACAAGACTCCTGTCATGTTGCCACCGCTCCACACCCACGTCACAACCATTACCCAGATCTACAACACTTAGGCATGACAAATGGATCATACCACCATGGCCAGGGAATGGGCAATGGTAGCAGTGGTAGCAACTTCCATGGCTATCACCAACCTCACACTCATGAGAGACTACCAGCTGACCTAGACATTGACATGTTCCATGGTAGCTTGGACTGTGATGTGGAGTCCATCCTACTTCATGACATTATGGACTCTGGAGAGGAAATGGACTTCAACTTTGACTGCTCCCTAGCCCAGGGGGTGGGGATCGGCATGGGAATGGGCATGGGTGTGACCATGGGCATGGGGATGGGAATGAGCGGATTGGCTTGTCCTCAGCAAGCCCACAGCAACCAGAGTTGGGTGCCTGGCTGA